The window ACGCCGGCGAGCGCCTCGATCCGGTCGGCCGGCACCTTGCCGTCGTTGCCGATCAGCCCGACCGCCGTGCGCTGCTTCCCCGGGATGGGGCACGCCTCGTAGCCGAGCTCGTGGATGGTGTCGACGACGCCCCGGATCTCTTCCTCGGTGGCATCGTGCCGCATGACGACGAGCATGTCAGTTTCACGCGCAGGTGTTCGAATGCAGGGACCAGGAGAAGTATAGCACCCTGCCCGGCGCGGGTGAAGGACGGCCTCTTCGGATCCCTTCGCGCTCCCCTACGCCACCCGCTCCCGGTCGGTCAGCGCCCAGGCGCCCTCCAGCTCCACCCCCACCAGCGTCGAGACGCCGGGCTCCTCCATGGTGACGCCGTAGAGCCAGTCGGCGGCCTCCATGGTGCGGGGGTTGTGCGTGATGACCACGAACTGCGTGTCCGCCTTGAAGTCCTGCAGGAGCTGGATGAAGCGGCCCACGTTGGACTCGTCCAGCGGGGCGTCCACCTCGTCGAAGAGGCAGAAGGGCGACGGCTTCACCAGGTATATGGCGAAGAGCAGCGACAGCGCCGTGAGCGTCCGCTCCCCGCCGGAAAGGAGGTGGATCCGCTGCGTCTTCTTGCCGCGGGGCGAGGCGTGGATCTCGATGGGCGACTCCAGAGGGTCGTCCGGGTCGGCGAGCCACACGTCGCACTCCCCGCCCAGGAAGAGCGAGTGGAAGGTGCGCTGGAAGTTCTCCCGGATGGTGCCAAAGGTGGCGAGGAAGACCTCGCGCGCCGTCTTGTTGATCTGCCGGATCGCCGCCGCCAGGTCGTCGCGCGCCTTTACCAGGTCGTCGCGCTGCTCCAGGAGGAAGGTGAGGCGGCGCTCCTCCTCCTCGTGCTCCTGCACG of the Longimicrobiaceae bacterium genome contains:
- a CDS encoding AAA family ATPase, giving the protein LRVAAARGEGDLRETERRLAASVQGREGAERRERTIDAEAAELLRSLEGLSGVRERAGDEVEALFGERDRAAAELQAADARLAEIEAEAREAEERARVHRRREAEASEERHRLELESTEWSGRVERARDRLEAEWGRPWETLLAAAGPVEEGTPDAWRAEVRELARQVDALGPINMLAVQEHEEEERRLTFLLEQRDDLVKARDDLAAAIRQINKTAREVFLATFGTIRENFQRTFHSLFLGGECDVWLADPDDPLESPIEIHASPRGKKTQRIHLLSGGERTLTALSLLFAIYLVKPSPFCLFDEVDAPLDESNVGRFIQLLQDFKADTQFVVITHNPRTMEAADWLYGVTMEEPGVSTLVGVELEGAWALTDRERVA